The Triticum urartu cultivar G1812 chromosome 6, Tu2.1, whole genome shotgun sequence genome includes the window TTCAAAACATTGATGAATATTTCAGCATAGAATATTATGAGAAATCCAGGGTATGTATAATTTGCAACATATGTTATTTCAAATATAATAGAACTTGAACCCCATATTTTTTTTGGCAATCTAGTCATGCCTCATGATCTAAGTAACTGTACATACTTTGCCAAGTATTAATGCAAATAATTTAAGGATGTCATTGGCTCCAATTAGCTTCTTCCCTTTTGTATATTGGAGTGTTTATGTTTGATCATTTCCAAATAATGTTGATGGATCATGTGCAAGGACAATTTTATCCTTTTGAATGTCGAATTTGACTCTTACCCCCTACAATGCAGCAATGTAAAATATGACCATAGCCAGTAGAATAAACCCAACTATTCACGACCATTTGTCGAGCTATTTTCTATGCAGCTAAAGTTCATAGCAGATATCTTATTTTATATGTCATATCGGTTAATTAACTATTTCTAATTTTAATGTTCCCTTCGATGTTGCGAAAATTGTGAATTACCGTTTCTATTTTGGCTTGTATTTTTTTTGAGGGGGATAGTTATTTCTTATTCTATTTGATCTCGGGTCAGGCTGATGTCGACACACGCTGCTGCGCACATCGGTACCAATTTTGATGAAGCAGCACAACATGGCAACCTCAAGGCACTAGTTCAACAGAGAAGTGCTGATTCACATCTTTCAAAAACATCTTCATGTCCAAGTGAATTCATAAGAGTTGTGAATAAACAAGGCAATCATTTGTCTCCAGAATATCCCGAGAATCGTAGAGAAACCTTGTTTTTGCTAAATAAGGACAATGAGCATCCATTCCAGGCTCCACATGAAGAATACTTGGGCATTGATGATAATGCACTTAGTCTTGAATATAATGCCTATGGCTCTTTAACCCCAACTGGAGAATGTGCTTCATCAGCTTCGAACTATCAAGCAGTATGATTCGAGCATTTCTACCAGAAGCTTTGTATCCTAATTCTTTATGGCATACGGAACTGCTAAAATCAGTTATATACAAGTCTTACCAACACCATGTCATTTGTAGGATGATGTGAAAGCTGATCTGAGGCAATTTCAGAAAAGGAATGGCAATATGCTTCGGAACTACAAAGAGGTACCGGTTATTGTTTACCATTTTGTGTCTTTGGTTCTGATCTTGCACTAGATCTGAAGGAAGCATTCTTTTGGGATCGCAGTTACCTCTTGGGGACGAAGATGGGACAGAAAACTTGCATGCCGTTGATGAACGAAAAGATGGTCCTTTACTTGGTAGACAAGGTGCCAAACCGAATTCAGCGGTTCGTGGCCCAAAGCAAAACCTCTTGACACTTGAAACTTTATCTTCCGACCCTCAGCATAGAGAAAGAATCACAGAGGAATTTATGGATCACAGTGCCCAGAAACAAGTTAACCCAATGTTGCGACGCTTGCCTCCAAAATTTTTCTCACCTCGAAATGATATATATGGATCCACTCCTGAGGAGAAACATAAACTTGAATTGAACAGCAAACCCTTGCCAAGGCCAATTGAGACTAAAAGAATACTAGAGTGTCTCCCTACTAGATTAGAGTGCAGATTGTATAATCCAAATGAAATCGCGAAGGCGACCAATAATTTCTCAGAAGACCTGAAGGTTGGGGAAGGAGGTTATGGACCAGTCTATAAAGCTACACTTAGTAATACCCCTGTTGCAGTCAAGATTCTTCACTCCAATGTAACTCAAGGCCTGAAACAGTTTCAACAGGAGGTATGGTCATAGCTCATTTTGCTTGACAAAACTGCCTTTTGCCACTACAATTTCTCTTTTCCAAACTAAAAGAGAAATGTTGTCAGGATATGTATTGGCATTAGGGCCGGTTTGGAAGAGAAGTATTTCCTGGCAAAGTTCAATACCAAAATTTTACCGGGAAATATCATTCTTCCGAACCAGCCCCTTACAATGTTTAACAAAACAAAAAACGTTGCATCCACAGTTCCCGCACTTCAACTTAGTCAATTTTCTCACTACAAATAGCCAGATACTGAAGTCAAAGGCAACATTATTCGGATGGAGATAGCATTTAGCTGTATGATAATGCAGTGATTTTTTTAAAACATTATAAAATGAAAGGATTTTGACTTTTTCAGTAATGTAATTGATAAGTTTTGTTATCATCAGATTGATCTGCTGAACAACCTTCGGCATCCCAACATGGTACAACTAGTGGGTGCTTGTCCCGAGTATGGTTGCCTAATATACGAGTACATGCCGAATGGTAGCCTCGAGGACCGGCTCTATTGTCGTTCAAACACTCCGCCACTGCCATGGCAGCTCCGTTTCAAGATTTCAGTGGAGTTAGCCACTGGCCTGCTCTACCTACACAAAATGAAGCCTGAAGCCTTTGTTCACCGAGACCTCAAGCCTGGGAACATCCTCCTTGGCGAAGATTTCGTCTGCAAGATCGCCGATGTTGGTCTCGCCCGCATCATCCCCCGATCGATGGATGACACAAAGACGCAGTACCGGATGACCGACGCAGCGGGGACCTTTTGCTACATTGATCCTGAGTACCAGAAGACAGGACTGGTCAGCACAAAATCTGATGTGTATGCCCTCGGCATTATCTATCTTCAGATGATCACCGCAAAGGACGCCATGGGGCTCGCCTACGCTGTATCTGATGCACTGGAAGAAGGGACCTTTGAGGATCTCTTGGATAGCAGAGTGACTGGCTGGCCGGTGGAGGAGGCGAAGAGGTTTGCCGAGCTTGCACTGAAATGCTGCGAGCTGCGGCATAGAGACCGCCCCGATCTGGAATCTGTTGTGCTACCTGAGCTAGTCCGTCTGCATGCACTAAGTGTGCCATCTGAACATCCTTCCATGGACCAATCCCATCAGCGTTCAGCCAGTGACAAGGTAAAAGAACTGACCAGTCGGTCGCCCTTTGTTGTCTCCATTGGCTTatgaacaatgtttcggtttttCAATTTGGCGATGGAAACACCGAAATTGTAACAAAGGAATTAGGATATCTTACATCTGGAAATTAGCTGAAATCTGTTAAATTTTTCGATGTCTCACCTAGGCTTTAACTCTCTTTTTTTCTACTAGGAATGCAGGATTTAATTTTGGTTGATGGCTTGTCTGAGATTCTTACCGAAGGGAGTGCGAAGGCAGGATCATTTTCAGCATAGCAATATGAGGACCAGGAGTAGGGCGTGTCAGCTGTCGCACTGGAACCTGGCAGCTGTTCCAACTTTGATGTAGATACTGCACTATCCCAGCAAAAAAATTCAGATTGTTGTAGTTCTTTCTCCGGAAATGTTTAAATCAACAAACCTGTACATTTAACATACAATTTTGTAGCTCACATCTGCTAGTACAGAAGAAGTCACACTTTCATGACCTGGATCAATCACATGCTACTTTCCTGTCATCCAGGGCCGAGGACTTTGATCCGGACTGGGAATTATGTAAACAGACTCGGAGAGAGATTTGCTGTAAGGACATATTTCTGACAAAGATTACTGTAAACAACAAGGGATCACATAAAGAACGAAAATGTTACATAATGGAAGACTCGGTCACACCTAAATTGTGCATTTCTTATCCACAATTTTTTGACGGAAAGCTACTCGGCCATTTTAGTGATTAACAACGACAGTTACATCGTTCAGAAGAAAAGGCAAAGAGGAAACTAGGGGGTTCATCGACCCAAGTACAAGCTTCAGGAAGTAGAGAAACAGACCTAGCTACCTCATGTGCCCCCAAAGTAGCTTCCCTTGGGCAGTGTTCAAATCTAGCTTTGTCAAATCCACTAGCTGTTACTCCCCCCGTTCTTTTTTATAAGACATTTTAGCCAGTCCGCTTTGAACTGTTATGGGCGTGTCTGAAATGTGTAAAACATCTTATAAaagggaacagagggagtacatggcAGTCATGAAAAATATCAGAGCAGAGCTTGCTGTTGCTGATACACCACCATCACATAAAGTTTGGATAACACTCTCGCAATCAGATTGCAGTGTGATCCTATGGCTCTCATATCTTGAGCCAAGAATAACTCATTTACAGCTGCATATGCTTCAGCCAGAATGAGATCCAGTGCCTTGATGTGAGCAAGGCATCGATGAACAGTATGATGACTGGCCCCACTCTCCACACCGTCCGATCCAGGATCGACGGCCAGATCTGCATGAACAGTGGCAGTTCTACAGTGCTCGATGTACAGTCCCCCACCTACAGTGATCTGCGCTACAGTATCCCGTCAACAGTGTTCTGCGCTACAATATTTGATCtgagcccccccccccttccctgATCCAACGGCTGGCTGGCCGCTAGTTACGCCGTGCCTTGCTGTGCGCAAGGCACTGGATCTCTGTCCGCTTCAGCTGTAAGCACGTCCAGAGCATTTTCAATGTTGAAGCTCCTTGCAGGGACAAAACTACCAGTGGTGTCTCATAATCACGCCGGTAGAGCCCTCCTTGGTCTCCGTGTTTGAAAGCAACACCAGCATTGAACATACGCATTCCTtcagagcatctccaacaggatAGCCGTTTAGGCCACTTTGTCCCAAAAACGTTGCTCCAACAAACTATGTAAAAACACAACCATGATGGGAAAAAAAGTCGTTTCGGGCACCCTTTACATCATCTGTTGGTGCAACAACCACCGCGGTGATGTAAAATCTTATATCTCCTACCCTATATGGCTATATCAGTTTTTACATCACCATTTTATTCATCACCTGTTGGAGATGCTATGAGGATCAGGCAAATCCGCCGATGACAAGGTCGATCCGGGGATTTCTTTCGGCTCCTCCCATCGTTTACTTCAACACTAACGCTTCAATAGACATAGCAGCTCTAGGGACAGTTTGAGCATGTTCTCCCTGTGTCAGTTGACGCTGCTCCCACCAAATAAACCATGCCGCTTGCATTGCCATTTGATCCCTAGGACGCCCAACTTATTTATCATCTGTGTAGAGTATCTCATTATGGTCGCCCTTACCAGACAAGGAAGCGGCAACCTAGAATTAAACAGCCTCAGCGAGTCCCACCTCAAGTGTCTGTCCTCCCATTTCAGCTCCCCACACAATCCTGTAAATCTCCATGACTCGCTGCTACCATCCACCATGTCAATGTTTTTTCTCGACAAAGAGGATACCCCCGCCCTCTGCATGAGGACGATCGTCCGATTGCTTTAAGAGTAGTAAAATTGATTAGTCTTAGGCCTTTGATTACGTACTGTAGGGCGGTGTCCATTCATGCATGCCTTTTTAAACTTTTACGAGAGTTTCATACACCATCCACCCCACCtcccatgctagtttaatttcatCTTTTAATTTTAATCTATTGTATTTTGAACCAAAAGTCATAAATTATGTTTCGTTTGCATATATCTCCATTCACGACGAGAACTTTCGAACAAGACTAATCTTGAATACATTTCGACAACTTTTCCATTTTTCTTAAAAAAAAATCCAAGTTTCAGATATTGAAACTCGATAGTCGTACCATTAAGTTTTGCCAAGTTTCATCAAGTTTTACCAAGTTTCATATGTTTTTAGGGTTTTAGTGTTCTGAGCTTACGGCTTTAGGTTTAAGGTTTACATTTTAGGGTTTAAGTTTTAGTTTTGAAACCTGCTAAATTTATCATCATCCCTATCAAATTTTAGTAGTTGAAACTTGCCCGACTGTTCGATTTGCCTCACAATCCGCAAAGTCCTTGGATTCCGCATAATGGCACATCAAGTTTAAATTTTAGTTTCTACAACTTGCGATTTTTTTCGTTCGCTTGCACCAAGTTTTAGCACTTGAAACTTAACAGAATTTTAAAAACTCGTCAAAACGTATTTAAAATGAATCTTATTTAAAAGCCCTCGTCTCAAGAAATACAAATATGAAAACCAAATATAACATTGACGTTTGGTTCAAAAGATATAATTGATTCAAATTCGAAAGTCAAAATAAAAACAGCATAATGAGATGTGAGATGGGTGGAGCTGCCAAAAGTTGCTCACATGGACCCCATATAAGATAATTAGGTACTAAAGCACATGCAAAGACCAAACCAATTTCTGAATTGCTAAGCATTTGAACGGCCAGAAATCTTGGTGCCGCCACACCAACGTGCCACAAATCGTCTTCCTACAGTTCACGTGAGTCTCAGACTAATATTTTCATACTCCTCAAGTCAGAAAAAAATTGTCCCTCATTGTTCCAAGTTTGTCCCTCAGATAGATGTATCTAACACTTTCATCCATTTTTAGATAAATTTTTTCCGGACGGAGAGAGTAGATCCCAGCCGCACTCCTCTAGAGCTCGCCAATATCATATTTTCATCGTGAACGATGACATCCTCACACTccatcctttgcttcttctttgctcGCTGTTTCTGAGGCGTAGACACATGGGCATCAGGTAACATGGGTTAGCTACTATCCTCAAGGCGATAAGGCCAATTCCAACACGACAACACGACGACTCAAACAGAAGCGAATTATATTTGGATTGGCTAGATGGACACAGAAAATGTTCGTTTTTGCCTGCCGGTCCATAGGTCAGCCCAACCCGGAAGGACACATTTTGCGGACATAcatattttaaaaaaaatagcCAACATAAGTCCAGTTTACATTAATTAAAACTTAAAATGTTAAATAGAAACATTAAAAAAAGTAGGCGGCAGAGGGTGAGGATCTAGGCATCGGTGttggcgtcctcctcctcctcagtCAGGCTGACATACACCGACACCTCCATCCATGAGAAAGTCGTCTGGAAGGCTGTCAACGCTGCCAACCGCTAGACCGGCTGCTACGCTGCCTGCCGCTCGGCCTCCATCTTGCACTCGGCCGCCAACGCGCGCATCTCAGCCTTGTAAATTGCCGCTCCTCCTTCTCGGTCGCACCAAGCCAAACGGGTGTGTGCACGACACGTAGATGGGCACGGTGCTCGTCGATGAAATGAAGCGGGACTCCTCCGCCGAAGGCTCCAGCGTGGGCGGTGCTAGTGCCGGTGGCGGTGGGGGCGTGTTGG containing:
- the LOC125514686 gene encoding U-box domain-containing protein 52-like isoform X1, which gives rise to MLHTTPILTEAKRHDAAGKKAVALTAAMRRSGPKGRGSGGGEAEGKAAVAVDGDKSSQHALKWAADHVLSRYQPFFLVHVRRKNAALNPAGGKQFSTSHVQEDVAACFLAQLDLQTKELMLPFQCFCSRRGLQCRDVILDGTDVSKAIVDFVVKYNVDKIVLGASSKSAFTRTIWKMDVATSVTKNAPNFCSVYVIAKGKLSTFRPATHAIDNDTSKEDMKSDAPGNGPLAVQSEPTPKFPGEEPSYRLMSTHAAAHIGTNFDEAAQHGNLKALVQQRSADSHLSKTSSCPSEFIRVVNKQGNHLSPEYPENRRETLFLLNKDNEHPFQAPHEEYLGIDDNALSLEYNAYGSLTPTGECASSASNYQADDVKADLRQFQKRNGNMLRNYKELPLGDEDGTENLHAVDERKDGPLLGRQGAKPNSAVRGPKQNLLTLETLSSDPQHRERITEEFMDHSAQKQVNPMLRRLPPKFFSPRNDIYGSTPEEKHKLELNSKPLPRPIETKRILECLPTRLECRLYNPNEIAKATNNFSEDLKVGEGGYGPVYKATLSNTPVAVKILHSNVTQGLKQFQQEIDLLNNLRHPNMVQLVGACPEYGCLIYEYMPNGSLEDRLYCRSNTPPLPWQLRFKISVELATGLLYLHKMKPEAFVHRDLKPGNILLGEDFVCKIADVGLARIIPRSMDDTKTQYRMTDAAGTFCYIDPEYQKTGLVSTKSDVYALGIIYLQMITAKDAMGLAYAVSDALEEGTFEDLLDSRVTGWPVEEAKRFAELALKCCELRHRDRPDLESVVLPELVRLHALSVPSEHPSMDQSHQRSASDKDLILVDGLSEILTEGSAKAGSFSA
- the LOC125514686 gene encoding U-box domain-containing protein 52-like isoform X2, with the translated sequence MLHTTPILTEAKRHDAAGKKAVALTAAMRRSGPKGRGSGGGEAEGKAAVAVDGDKSSQHALKWAADHVLSRYQPFFLVHVRRKNAALNPAGGKQFSTSHVQEDVAACFLAQLDLQTKELMLPFQCFCSRRGLQCRDVILDGTDVSKAIVDFVVKYNVDKIVLGASSKSAFTRTIWKMDVATSVTKNAPNFCSVYVIAKGKLSTFRPATHAIDNDTSKEDMKSDAPGNGPLAVQSEPTPKFPGEEPSYRLMSTHAAAHIGTNFDEAAQHGNLKALVQQRSADSHLSKTSSCPSEFIRVVNKQGNHLSPEYPENRRETLFLLNKDNEHPFQAPHEEYLGIDDNALSLEYNAYGSLTPTGECASSASNYQADDVKADLRQFQKRNGNMLRNYKELPLGDEDGTENLHAVDERKDGPLLGRQGAKPNSAVRGPKQNLLTLETLSSDPQHRERITEEFMDHSAQKQVNPMLRRLPPKFFSPRNDIYGSTPEEKHKLELNSKPLPRPIETKRILECLPTRLECRLYNPNEIAKATNNFSEDLKVGEGGYGPVYKATLSNTPVAVKILHSNVTQGLKQFQQEIDLLNNLRHPNMVQLVGACPEYGCLIYEYMPNGSLEDRLYCRSNTPPLPWQLRFKISVELATGLLYLHKMKPEAFVHRDLKPGNILLGEDFVCKIADVGLARIIPRSMDDTKTQYRMTDAAGTFCYIDPEYQKTGLVSTKSDVYALGIIYLQMITAKDAMGLAYAVSDALEEGTFEDLLDSRVTGWPVEEAKRFAELALKCCELRHRDRPDLESVVLPELVRLHALSVPSEHPSMDQSHQRSASDKECRI